A window of Fragaria vesca subsp. vesca linkage group LG7, FraVesHawaii_1.0, whole genome shotgun sequence contains these coding sequences:
- the LOC101298367 gene encoding poly(A) RNA polymerase GLD2-like: MENTLKVILRAVEPSPTDREIRWQILRELQGAVESVESLRGATVEPFGSFVSELFTRWGDLDVSIEFSKGSCISSHGKKHTKDVLRDVMKAMRVRGGWNLCQFIPRARVPILMVKSKLNDISCDISVNNLKAQMKSKLLLWINDIDPRFHDMVLLVKEWAKAHNINNSKSGTFNSYSLSLLVVFHFQTCAPAILPPLQDIYRETLTDDLKGLRDDAERRIESSCVENIRRFKASRLRAQNKSSLSELFISFLRKFSGLSSKAAELGICTYSGKWEAIESNMGWLPKTYCILVEDPFDRPENTARGVSLRALNRISGVFEMSRDRLIAASYSSSLAIESSLLTTLVRPQTLNHIMRNLGYNIENHQTTHPQHIMAESSHSRTTRHYNGPPKPNGPYRPYVPELVPPRDYHNRPQKLKGPYVPVLESPKNYSGQQKPTGPYVRELVDSSPQVHQQLRKSVQSSSQVKRQIQKPMHSSPQVKQQIQKPAHSSSQEQPLVRESVHSTSQVQSPLQKKKKEKAHQSPLQKMKPENAPMLQTYQEWRPKKPGMQL, encoded by the exons ATGGAGAATACTCTCAAGGTGATACTACGTGCTGTTGAACCCTCGCCCACGGATCGAGAAATACGGTGGCAAATTCTTCGGGAGCTACAAGGAGCTGTTGAGTCTGTAGAAAGCTTAAGAG GTGCAACAGTGGAGCCATTTGGATCATTTGTGTCAGAACTTTTTACCCGATGGGGAGACTTGGATGTTTCAATTGAGTTCTCTAAAGGCTCATGCATTTCTTCTCATGGGAAGAAGCACACAAAAGATGTACTAAGAGATGTAATGAAGGCTATGAGAGTGAGAG GTGGATGGAACTTGTGTCAATTCATACCTCGAGCAAGAGTTCCCATTCTGATGGTCAAAAGCAAACTTAACGACATCTCCTGTGATATTTCAGTCAATAACCTGAAAGCCCAAATGAAATCGAAACTGTTGTTATGGATCAATGATATAGACCCACGCTTTCATGATATGGTTTTACTG GTGAAGGAATGGGCAAAAGCACACAATATCAATAATTCAAAATCTGGGACTTTCAATTCATACTCTCTGAGTTTGCTTGTGGTCTTCCATTTTCAG ACCTGTGCACCTGCCATTCTACCACCTCTTCAAGACATATATCGAGAAACTCTCACAGATGATCTTAAAG GCTTGAGAGATGATGCAGAAAGACGTATTGAAAGTAGTTGTGTTGAGAACATAAGAAGATTTAAAGCAAGTAGATTGAGAGCTCAGAATAAAAGTTCTTTGTCTGAGCTTTTCATTTCATTCCTTCGGAAG TTCTCTGGCCTTAGTTCGAAGGCTGCGGAGTTAGGAATTTGCACATATTCTGGAAAATGGGAAGCCATAGAAAGCAATATGGGATGGTTGCCCAAAACTTATTGTATATTG GTTGAAGATCCTTTTGATCGGCCAGAAAATACTGCAAGAGGTGTCAGCTTAAGAGCATTGAATAGGATCTCTGGAGTTTTTGAGATGAGTCGCGACAGGCTAATTGCAGCTAGTTATAGTTCCTCCCTAGCCATTGAGAGTTCCCTTCTCACCACACTAGTCCGACCACAAACGCTAAATCATATTATGAGGAACCTAGGTTACAATATTGAGAACCACCAGACAACTCATCCACAACACATCATGGCTGAGAGCTCACATTCCCGAACCACAAGACATTATAACGGCCCCCCAAAACCTAATGGTCCTTACCGTCCTTATGTACCAGAGTTGGTGCCCCCAAGGGATTATCATAACCGGCCCCAGAAATTAAAAGGTCCTTATGTACCAGTGTTGGAGTCCCCAAAGAATTATAGCGGCCAACAGAAACCAACTGGTCCTTATGTGCGAGAGTTGGTAGACTCATCCCCACAAGTACATCAACAACTAAGGAAGTCAGTGCAGTCATCCTCACAAGTAAAACGACAGATACAGAAGCCGATGCACTCATCCCCACAAGTAAAACAACAAATACAAAAGCCGGCGCACTCATCCTCACAAGAACAACCGCTTGTACGTGAGTCTGTGCACTCAACCTCACAAGTACAATCCCCACTTCAGAAAAAGAAGAAAGAGAAGGCACACCAATCACCACTTCAGAAAATGAAGCCAGAGAATGCACCAATGCTACAGACGTATCAGGAATGGAGACCAAAGAAACCAGGAATGCAGTTATGA
- the LOC101298652 gene encoding poly(A) RNA polymerase, mitochondrial-like, with product MNAKIMVDNTLNQILRVLKPSLEDWETRLRILQYLQGAVESVEGLRGAIVEPFGSFVSNLYACWGDLDISIEFSKGSYISEYGKKHKEQLLGVVMRAMKQSGGWKRFQFIPTARVPLLKVESYLQNISCDISINNLKGQMKSKLLFCIGEIDGRFRDMVLLVKEWAKSQHMNNPRLGSFNSYALTLLVVFHFQTCTPAILPPLKDIYPGNLTDDLQGLRADAEKRIEETCVANVTRFKSDKFGAVNTSSLSQLFISFLEKFSDLVLKTRKSGICPYTGQWEDIASNMTWLPQTYTIMIEDPFDQPENCSRAVSMGELTKISEACKMSSHILMSANQSDILATLVRPLTYRLVAGTPHYPFEHHHTAYPQRFMTESPHSRTPRGNYARQPHRPQVHKWAQKPSQVQPHFQKMEPEKHPDKSTFQEMKPENHPNRSTNENSTLETSQDCACGMCMLGEYIQ from the exons ATGAATGCCAAAATTATGGTGGACAATACACTCAATCAAATTCTACGAGTTCTGAAACCCTCACTCGAGGATTGGGAAACACGACTGAGGATCCTTCAGTATTTACAAGGAGCTGTTGAATCTGTAGAGGGTTTAAGAG GAGCAATTGTGGAGCCATTTGGATCATTCGTGTCTAATCTGTATGCTTGCTGGGGAGACTTGGATATTTCAATCGAGTTTTCCAAAGGCTCGTATATTTCAGAATATGGGAAAAAGCACAAAGAACAATTACTAGGAGTTGTAATGAGAGCTATGAAACAGAGTG GTGGATGGAAAAGGTTTCAATTTATACCCACTGCCAGAGTTCCCCTTTTAAAGGTCGAAAGTTATCTCCAAAATATCTCTTGTGATATATCAATCAATAATCTGAAGGGACAAATGAAATCCAAACTCTTGTTTTGTATTGGTGAGATAGATGGGCGCTTCCGTGATATGGTTTTACTG GTAAAGGAATGGGCAAAATCACAACATATGAATAATCCGAGATTGGGGTCTTTCAATTCATACGCCCTCACTTTGCTTGTGGTCTTCCACTTTCAG ACATGTACACCTGCAATTTTGCCACCTCTTAAAGATATATATCCAGGGAATCTCACGGATGATCTTCAAG GCTTGAGGGCAGATGCAGAAAAACGTATTGAAGAGACATGTGTTGCTAACGTAACAAGGTTTAAATCAGACAAATTTGGAGCAGTAAACACAAGTTCATTGTCACAGCTTTTCATTTCATTTCTTGAGAAG TTTTCGGACCTTGTTTTGAAAACAAGAAAGTCAGGGATTTGCCCATATACCGGACAGTGGGAAGACATAGCAAGCAATATGACATGGTTGCCCCAAACATATACCATAATG ATTGAAGATCCCTTTGATCAGCCAGAAAACTGTTCAAGGGCTGTTAGCATGGGAGAATTGACAAAGATATCTGAAGCTTGTAAGATGAGCAGCCACATACTCATGTCAGCTAATCAGAGTGACATTCTTGCCACACTAGTCCGACCCCTAACCTACCGTCTAGTGGCAGGAACACCTCACTACCCGTTTGAGCATCACCACACAGCTTATCCACAACGTTTCATGACTGAGAGTCCACATTCAAGAACACCTAGGGGCAATTATGCCAGGCAACCACATCGTCCTCAGGTGCATAAATGGGCACAGAAACCCTCACAAGTGCAGCCTCACTTTCAGAAGATGGAGCCAGAAAAACATCCTGACAAGTCCACCTTTCAAGAGATGAAGCCAGAAAACCATCCCAACAGGTCCACCAATGAAAACTCAACTCTAGAGACATCTCAGGACTGTGCATGCGGAATGTGTATGCTTGGGGAGTACATTCAGTAG
- the LOC101298939 gene encoding protein phosphatase 2C 37-like, protein MAGICCGLVGESETAAPIEPSSRTSRRRRLDILPIKCIAADQMAVQQTADNGRKRQKLDLLRALSRDAESAAEKARGEEKREKSGGATGGLDDGEVVITRGESKALHAGNQVVVPPRVVQEPPRFGSTSVCGRRRDMEDAVSIHPKLFNDGSDSDGCHFYGVYDGHGCSHVALKCKDRLHEIVKQDLESQRVVQWKDTMERSFSKMDEEVQAGNRALQNPNCRCELQTPQCDAVGSTAVVAVVTPEKIIVSNCGDSRAVLCRKGAAVPLSSDHKPDRPDELLRIEAAGGRVIYWDGPRVLGVLAMSRAIGDNYLKPYVISEPEVTIMDRTAEDECLILASDGLWDVVSNDTACGVVRMCLRAQKTPGASGGGDVADGESSAGVNSDKACADASILLTKLALARQSSDNVSVVVVDLRRHVRS, encoded by the exons ATGGCTGGAATTTGCTGCGGACTTGTTGGAGAAAGCGAGACTGCAGCTCCGATTGAGCCCAGTTCCCGGACCTCCAGACGCCGGAGATTGGATATTTTACCTATCAAGTGTATCGCCGCCGATCAGATGGCGGTGCAGCAGACGGCGGACAACGGCCGGAAGCGGCAGAAGCTTGATCTGTTGCGGGCGTTGTCTCGGGATGCCGAGAGCGCTGCGGAGAAGGCGAGAGGGGAAGAGAAACGTGAAAAGTCGGGTGGCGCAACTGGTGGGTTGGATGACGGTGAGGTGGTTATTACACGTGGAGAGTCCAAGGCTCTGCATGCGGGAAACCAAGTGGTGGTTCCGCCGAGGGTGGTGCAAGAACCACCGAGGTTTGGCTCCACTTCGGTTTGCGGGAGAAGGAGAGATATGGAAGACGCCGTTTCGATTCACCCTAAGCTGTTTAACGACGGCTCAGACTCGGATGGTTGCCACTTCTACGGTGTTTACGACGGCCATGGTTGCTCTCAT GTTGCGTTGAAGTGCAAGGACAGATTACATGAGATTGTCAAACAAGACCTGGAAAGCCAGAGAGTAGTTCAATGGAAGGACACCATGGAGCGAAGCTTCTCGAAAATGGACGAAGAGGTCCAGGCCGGGAACCGAGCCCTGCAGAATCCCAACTGCAGATGCGAGCTTCAAACTCCGCAGTGCGACGCCGTCGGATCCACCGCCGTCGTGGCGGTGGTCACTCCGGAAAAGATCATCGTCTCCAATTGCGGCGACTCCCGCGCCGTTCTTTGCCGGAAAGGCGCCGCTGTTCCTCTCTCCTCCGATCATAAG CCTGATCGGCCAGATGAGCTGCTCCGAATCGAAGCCGCCGGCGGGCGCGTGATCTACTGGGACGGTCCGAGAGTCCTCGGAGTGCTCGCCATGTCACGAGCCATCGGCGACAACTATCTCAAGCCATACGTGATATCGGAACCGGAGGTGACGATCATGGACCGGACGGCGGAGGACGAGTGTTTGATTCTGGCCAGCGACGGCCTATGGGATGTTGTCTCAAACGACACGGCTTGCGGCGTCGTACGCATGTGCCTGCGCGCGCAGAAGACTCCGGGAGCTTCAGGTGGTGGTGACGTGGCCGATGGGGAGTCCTCGGCCGGAGTGAATTCCGACAAGGCGTGCGCGGACGCCTCCATTTTGCTGACGAAGTTGGCCTTGGCGAGGCAGAGTTCGGATAACGTCAGCGTGGTGGTGGTGGATTTGAGGAGGCATGTGAGATCGTGA
- the LOC101299236 gene encoding tropinone reductase homolog: MAESTRNLATPRWSLTGTTALVTGGTRGIGYAVVEELASLGAYVFTCSRNAEELERCLKEWSAKGFRITGIVCDVSVKSEREKLMEQVGVSFAGRLNIFVNNVGTNIRKPTTEYTFEEYSKVMSTNLESTYHLCQIAHPLLKGSGAGSVVFISSVAGLVSLGSGTIYAASKAAINQLTKNLACEWAKDNIRSNAVAPWYTRTSLVEHMLEDKKFLEEVTSRTPLNRVAEPEEVSSLVAFLCLPAASYITGQIICVDGGMTANSFCPTSIPK, from the exons ATGGCAGAGAGCACTAGAAACCTCGCAACTCCAAGATGGTCTCTAACGGGAACGACAGCACTCGTCACCGGCGGCACTCGTGGAATTGG GTACGCCGTGGTGGAGGAGCTAGCTTCGCTTGGTGCTTATGTTTTCACTTGTTCTCGGAATGCAGAAGAACTTGAGAGGTGCTTGAAGGAATGGTCTGCTAAAGGGTTCCGGATCACTGGGATTGTGTGTGACGTTTCGGTTAAATCCGAGAGAGAGAAGCTAATGGAGCAAGTGGGTGTTTCTTTCGCTGGAAGGCTCAACATATTT GTAAATAATGTTGGCACAAACATAAGGAAACCAACTACTGAGTACACTTTTGAAGAGTATTCTAAGGTAATGAGTACCAATTTGGAATCTACATACCATTTGTGCCAAATTGCGCATCCGCTTTTGAAAGGATCCGGAGCAGGAAGCGTTGTGTTCATATCATCTGTGGCTGGTTTGGTGAGTCTTGGTTCTGGGACCATTTATGCAGCAAGTAAAG CTGCGATTAATCAGCTTACGAAAAATCTGGCTTGTGAATGGGCGAAAGACAATATCAGGAGCAATGCTGTTGCTCCTTGGTACACCCGAACCTCACTTGTGGAACAC ATGCTGGAGGACAAGAAGTTTCTGGAAGAGGTAACCTCTCGTACTCCTCTCAATCGTGTTGCAGAACCAGAAGAGGTCTCATCCTTGGTAGCATTCCTCTGCTTGCCGGCTGCTTCATACATCACCGGACAGATCATATGTGTCGATGGAGGCATGACTGCTAACAGTTTTTGCCCCACTAGTATCCCAAAATGA
- the LOC101299526 gene encoding probable transcriptional regulator RABBIT EARS-like, giving the protein MLKQYCYSSSSRSSMNSVMSISSATWEEKAFAEDAAGALGGGGCIWPPRSYSCSFCMREFRSAQALGGHMNVHRRDRARLKQCLHNTSGTATPKLATDHVPHHLRNHSHGFGAMTCPFSAPRAFISPYSSSNSCSTAAAAAAAAADRSEKNIMVMGSSSDEEDQSVISLMGGDQVGEYVETDLTVGLINTVVRGNRQLAGSCGEEASTCKRPKIASAMNSAPFPFFLRPAEVSGLMATANSMEDLDLELRLGDPTPKIK; this is encoded by the coding sequence ATGTTGAAGCAGTACTGCTACTCCTCGTCGTCGCGATCGTCGATGAACTCAGTCATGAGTATCTCATCCGCGACATGGGAAGAGAAGGCTTTCGCTGAAGACGCAGCTGGTGCGCTTGGTGGCGGTGGTTGCATATGGCCGCCGAGGTCTTATTCTTGCAGTTTTTGTATGAGGGAGTTCAGGTCGGCTCAAGCTCTTGGGGGTCACATGAATGTTCACAGAAGAGACAGAGCTAGACTCAAGCAATGCCTCCACAACACTAGTGGTACTGCTACTCCTAAACTAGCTACAGATCATGTCCCTCATCACCTTAGAAATCATAGCCATGGCTTTGGTGCGATGACTTGCCCTTTTTCAGCTCCTAGGGCTTTTATCTCTCCTTATTCTTCTTCAAATTCTTGCTCAACTGCTGCTGCTGCTGCTGCCGCTGCCGCTGATCGATCGGAGAAGAATATCATGGTGATGGGGTCATCATCAGACGAAGAAGACCAATCTGTTATTAGCCTGATGGGAGGTGATCAAGTTGGGGAATATGTCGAAACCGATTTGACAGTGGGGTTGATTAACACAGTTGTTAGAGGAAACAGACAATTAGCTGGGTCTTGTGGGGAAGAGGCAAGCACTTGTAAAAGGCCTAAGATTGCTTCTGCTATGAACTCAGCACCATTTCCATTCTTTCTCCGACCTGCAGAGGTAAGTGGACTTATGGCTACAGCTAACTCCATGGAAGATTTGGATCTTGAGCTCAGGCTTGGTGACCCAACTCCCAAGATCAAATGA
- the LOC101314710 gene encoding uncharacterized protein LOC101314710, whose translation MRPSRMEELKEAPNLVALPEKTNGLLSRFMRVGLIFFLIASISLALCSTFSSQTTSWFPILAQNQTRTAIPTFTDNNTELPTNISHMLFGLGSSVATWRDRSRLAETWWDSKTTRGYVWLDANPENVSDVSAHIPHRVSSNWTQFKFTHSQSEVRIGRIVVDSFNLRLPDVRWFVMGDDDTVFFPDNLASVLSRYDHNKMYYIGGNSESVEQDVMHAYDMAFGGGGFAVSYALAARLAELMDGCLDRYYNMYGSDQRVWACVSEIGVPLTKLSGFHQFDIRGDPYGVLAAHPLAPLLSLHHIDAVEPIFPNQSHLDAVTSLIQAYRVDPPRILQQSVCYDRRRKWTVSISWGYTLQLYPSMVSALELKMPLQTFKTWRSWTDGPFTFNTRPVSSNPCEKPITYFLEHVKDGKSGNTLTTYKRFAGHEEKKCNTTNYAQAMALQRIVVLSKKMDPHYWSKVTSPMHLWYKNHCSYFSTHFGPIHNVIDRTTYIRLLLLFPNMHDNVS comes from the exons ATGAGACCTAGCCGGATGGAGGAGCTCAAAGAAGCTCCGAACTTGGTGGCATTGCCGGAAAAAACCAATGGTTTATTGTCTCGCTTCATGCGCGTGGGCCTCATTTTCTTCCTGATCGCGTCAATCTCACTCGCCCTCTGCTCCACCTTCTCTTCCCAAACCACCAGCTGGTTCCCCATCCTCGCCCAAAACCAAACCCGTACCGCCATCCCCACCTTCACCGACAACAACACCGAACTCCCGACCAACATCTCCCACATGCTCTTCGGCCTAGGCAGCTCCGTTGCGACGTGGCGTGACAGGAGCCGCCTGGCCGAAACATGGTGGGACTCGAAAACGACACGAGGTTACGTCTGGTTAGACGCAAACCCCGAGAACGTAAGTGATGTCTCAGCTCATATTCCGCACCGGGTATCGTCGAACTGGACCCAGTTCAAGTTCACACACTCGCAGTCGGAGGTTCGGATCGGCCGAATTGTTGTGGACAGCTTCAACCTCCGGCTGCCGGACGTGAGGTGGTTTGTGATGGGAGACGACGACACGGTGTTCTTCCCCGACAACTTGGCGTCGGTGCTGTCACGTTACGATCATAACAAGATGTACTATATTGGCGGGAACTCGGAGAGCGTCGAGCAGGACGTGATGCATGCGTACGACATGGCGTTCGGCGGCGGCGGATTCGCCGTCAGCTACGCACTGGCGGCGCGTCTGGCGGAGCTGATGGACGGGTGTTTGGATAGGTACTACAACATGTACGGCTCCGATCAGAGGGTGTGGGCCTGCGTGAGCGAGATCGGTGTGCCGCTAACGAAGCTGAGTGGGTTCCACCAG TTTGACATCAGAGGTGATCCTTATGGTGTTTTAGCGGCACACCCATTGGCACCACTATTGTCCCTTCACCACATCGACGCCGTGGAACCCATCTTCCCCAACCAGTCTCATCTAGACGCAGTCACGTCCCTCATTCAGGCATACCGGGTCGACCCGCCTCGGATCCTACAGCAAAGTGTCTGCTACGACCGGAGGCGTAAATGGACAGTGTCCATTTCATGGGGCTACACCCTTCAGCTCTACCCCTCAATGGTGTCGGCTCTTGAACTTAAGATGCCGTTGCAGACGTTCAAGACGTGGCGGAGTTGGACTGATGGACCCTTCACGTTCAATACCCGACCCGTGAGTTCGAACCCGTGTGAGAAGCCGATCACTTATTTCTTGGAGCATGTTAAGGACGGCAAGAGTGGGAATACCTTGACTACTTACAAGAGGTTTGCAGGTCATGAAGAGAAGAAATGTAATACGACAAACTATGCTCAAGCAATGGCATTGCAGAGGATCGTAGTCCTCTCAAAGAAGATGGATCCTCACTACTGGTCAAAGGTAACTTCACCCATGCATCTTTGGTATAAGAACCATTGCTCCTATTTTTCCACACACTTTGGTCCCATTCATAATGTGATTGATCGTACCACATACATCAGATTATTGTTACTATTTCCCAATATGCACGACAATGTTAGCTAG